In Chitinophaga sp. HK235, a single window of DNA contains:
- a CDS encoding FkbM family methyltransferase, with protein MNILFKMADAARVMIRSGRGPGAFLQGGASVASTQLVYNCSHYIRTLHTVLDVGANIGQFALAIAHRYPQAHVYSFEPVPATYRQLQQHTRKVPAIRTFNFALGSSEGALEFYSNEYSHASSALQVSPEQIQLQPQTARTHKMTVPVTQLDHLQDLVLKSPTLLKLDVQGFEQEVLRGATVTLQQIDYLLFETSFIPMYSGEPLFDEMHHFVKSLGFDFIAPVGFLQSDNLQILQMDLLYQRRDR; from the coding sequence ATGAATATCCTGTTTAAAATGGCAGATGCTGCCAGAGTGATGATCCGGTCGGGAAGAGGCCCCGGCGCTTTTCTGCAGGGAGGAGCTTCTGTGGCCTCCACACAGCTCGTTTATAACTGCAGTCACTATATCCGAACGTTGCATACCGTACTGGACGTGGGAGCCAATATAGGCCAGTTTGCCCTGGCTATTGCACACCGCTATCCACAGGCACATGTTTATTCCTTTGAACCGGTACCGGCCACCTACCGGCAGCTACAGCAACACACCAGAAAGGTACCGGCTATCCGTACCTTCAATTTTGCACTGGGCAGCAGCGAAGGTGCCCTGGAATTTTACAGCAACGAATACTCCCACGCCAGCTCAGCATTACAAGTATCTCCTGAACAGATACAGCTGCAACCCCAGACAGCCCGCACCCATAAAATGACAGTGCCGGTAACACAGCTAGATCACCTTCAGGACCTTGTACTGAAAAGCCCCACCCTGCTAAAACTCGACGTACAGGGCTTTGAACAGGAAGTACTGCGTGGCGCAACCGTTACCCTGCAGCAAATAGACTACCTGCTGTTTGAAACCTCCTTCATACCGATGTACAGCGGCGAACCGCTCTTCGATGAAATGCACCATTTTGTAAAATCGCTTGGCTTTGATTTTATAGCCCCCGTAGGATTTCTTCAGTCGGACAATTTGCAGATTCTGCAAATGGACCTGTTATACCAACGAAGAGACAGATAG
- a CDS encoding glycosyltransferase family 1 protein translates to MRVYLDNIVFTIQRAGGVSAYWYELLKGVCHSGLSVHLLNAGMAPDNVFEQQMAYQRWPNIRESMLPAGLLRYLPLRYRLPARAVFHGGYLRVSPQKNVLNILTVHDFAHERKLSSAFPRSLVNIRQKAYGIRKADGIICISDSTRQELLHFYPQTDPGKIRVIHHGISDDFFPHTPAHPPGLPALLTQKPFVLYVGGRNHYKNFQTAVATIALLPREYRLIAVGGGSASRPEIQLLQQRIPGRYQLLPVVSNQELNYLYNQAFCLLYPSIYEGFGFPPGEAMKAGCPVVGSNRTSVPEVVGDAGLLAEMPHAETFAACIRQLESGPLRQQLIQKGYRQASLFSWKTTIAETIRFYHHCWNHKFSEDEYPV, encoded by the coding sequence ATGAGAGTATACCTGGACAATATTGTTTTTACGATTCAGCGGGCCGGAGGTGTTTCGGCCTACTGGTACGAGTTATTGAAAGGTGTATGCCATAGCGGGCTTTCCGTTCATTTACTGAATGCGGGCATGGCTCCGGACAATGTATTTGAACAACAGATGGCTTATCAGCGCTGGCCCAACATTCGGGAAAGTATGCTACCAGCGGGTCTGCTGCGTTATCTGCCGCTCCGGTACCGGTTGCCCGCCCGCGCTGTTTTTCATGGAGGATATTTACGAGTATCTCCGCAAAAAAATGTGCTGAACATCCTCACTGTACATGATTTTGCACATGAGCGGAAATTGTCCAGCGCCTTTCCCAGGAGCCTTGTCAATATCCGGCAGAAAGCTTATGGTATCCGCAAAGCAGATGGTATCATCTGTATCTCTGACAGCACAAGGCAGGAGCTGCTGCATTTTTACCCGCAAACAGATCCCGGGAAAATCAGGGTGATCCATCATGGCATCAGCGATGATTTTTTTCCGCATACGCCTGCTCACCCACCCGGACTGCCGGCACTGCTGACACAGAAACCATTTGTGTTGTACGTGGGAGGACGTAACCACTACAAAAACTTTCAGACCGCTGTAGCGACTATTGCCCTGCTTCCCCGCGAATACCGGCTGATAGCCGTTGGTGGTGGTTCTGCCAGCCGCCCGGAAATACAGCTTTTACAGCAACGCATACCCGGCCGGTATCAGCTGTTGCCCGTTGTCAGCAATCAGGAGCTCAATTATCTGTATAATCAGGCTTTCTGTTTGTTGTACCCATCTATATACGAAGGTTTTGGTTTTCCGCCGGGAGAAGCCATGAAAGCCGGTTGCCCGGTAGTAGGCAGTAACCGGACTTCTGTCCCCGAAGTAGTAGGCGATGCCGGTCTGCTGGCTGAAATGCCCCATGCAGAAACATTTGCGGCCTGCATACGCCAGCTGGAGTCTGGTCCACTCCGGCAACAGCTGATTCAAAAAGGATACCGGCAGGCCAGTCTTTTTTCCTGGAAAACCACCATCGCGGAAACGATCCGCTTTTATCACCATTGCTGGAACCATAAATTTTCCGAAGATGAATATCCTGTTTAA
- a CDS encoding glycosyltransferase family 2 protein — MMNTPVLLLVFNRPDKVRQLMPHLRRQRPARLFVAADGPRPDRPAEALFCEETRQAVLSAIDWPCEVKTLFRHYNLGCGKAVSSAVSWFFEQAEEGIILEDDCLPDPTFFSFCTAMLQRYRHDPAVMHINGSNFQFGKHRGHASYYYSRFAHIWGWASWQRAWQQYDFTLERYQGLSTEGLSTTLKHDMKAILRQQLDTWDVQWFLTVWFNKGWTITPNLSLVRNTGYGTASTHTMREPGWFKKIVYGQLPDITHPEQRILDEAADHYAASVMFSPSRLYTTVRKVIKSNPALFRLYQQLMLKK; from the coding sequence ATGATGAACACACCGGTTTTACTATTGGTATTCAACCGGCCTGACAAGGTGCGGCAGCTGATGCCCCATCTGCGTCGGCAAAGGCCGGCACGACTGTTTGTGGCGGCAGACGGGCCACGGCCCGACCGGCCTGCAGAAGCGCTCTTCTGTGAAGAAACCCGGCAGGCCGTGCTATCAGCCATCGACTGGCCCTGCGAAGTGAAGACACTCTTCCGCCACTACAATCTTGGCTGCGGAAAAGCTGTCAGCAGTGCTGTCTCCTGGTTCTTTGAACAGGCGGAAGAAGGTATCATCCTGGAAGATGACTGCCTTCCGGACCCTACTTTTTTTTCTTTCTGTACTGCGATGTTACAGCGTTACCGCCATGATCCGGCCGTGATGCACATCAATGGCAGCAACTTCCAGTTTGGTAAACACCGGGGGCACGCCTCCTACTATTACTCCCGCTTTGCCCATATATGGGGATGGGCTTCCTGGCAAAGGGCATGGCAACAGTATGACTTTACCCTGGAACGTTACCAGGGTCTTTCTACTGAAGGCTTAAGCACTACCCTGAAGCATGATATGAAAGCGATACTGCGGCAACAGCTCGACACCTGGGACGTACAATGGTTTCTGACCGTATGGTTCAACAAAGGCTGGACCATCACCCCCAACCTGAGCCTGGTACGAAATACCGGTTACGGCACTGCCTCTACCCATACCATGCGGGAACCGGGATGGTTTAAAAAAATTGTATACGGCCAGCTGCCCGATATCACTCATCCGGAACAACGTATACTGGATGAAGCAGCAGACCACTACGCTGCATCAGTGATGTTTTCGCCCAGCCGCCTGTATACTACCGTCCGGAAAGTGATTAAAAGCAATCCAGCATTATTCAGGTTATATCAGCAGTTAATGCTTAAAAAGTGA
- a CDS encoding FkbM family methyltransferase, with protein sequence MNNVKNITRKIVSSLFPRIRYSVRAYSSEGEDLILKRIFEKKKKGVYVDIGAHHPFRFSNTYLFYKRNWRGINIDPLPGTQALFNKYRPKDVNLEMGVSGVPQELTYAIFNEPALNTFSAEKVLEYTQESCYQVIERKKVETRPLADILDHYLAPGTSIDFITIDAEGMDLEVLRSNNWNKYRPFYVLVESQPFELEKEGDSELLCFMREMGYSIFAKTYYTYFFRNNRLKGNEWS encoded by the coding sequence ATGAATAATGTGAAAAATATTACCAGAAAAATCGTCTCCTCCCTCTTTCCGCGCATCCGCTACAGTGTGAGGGCCTACAGCTCGGAAGGGGAAGACCTTATCCTCAAACGTATTTTCGAAAAAAAGAAAAAAGGTGTTTATGTAGATATTGGCGCCCATCACCCCTTCCGTTTTTCCAACACTTACCTGTTTTACAAAAGAAACTGGCGGGGAATCAATATTGATCCGCTTCCCGGCACGCAGGCATTGTTCAACAAATACCGGCCTAAAGACGTCAATCTGGAGATGGGCGTTTCCGGTGTTCCGCAGGAGCTTACCTACGCGATCTTTAACGAACCGGCGCTGAATACCTTTTCTGCAGAAAAGGTGCTGGAATACACCCAGGAATCCTGCTACCAGGTGATTGAACGGAAAAAGGTGGAAACCCGCCCGTTAGCCGATATACTCGACCACTACCTGGCCCCCGGCACTTCCATCGATTTTATCACCATCGATGCAGAAGGAATGGACCTGGAAGTACTCCGCTCCAACAACTGGAATAAATACCGGCCTTTCTATGTGCTGGTGGAATCACAGCCATTTGAGCTGGAAAAGGAAGGCGACAGCGAATTGCTCTGCTTCATGCGGGAAATGGGGTACAGCATTTTTGCCAAAACCTATTACACTTATTTCTTCCGGAACAACCGGTTAAAAGGTAATGAATGGTCATGA
- a CDS encoding flippase produces MRKVFENSSWLLMDKISKLFPGILVLALLARHLGPRIFGIWNYTIAFSAIMGSIAILGMDKLAIKELMASETEQARIVSTIAFMRLMAALACMLLCIFLVHLLDPDPVYLLCIIFSSFTMLFQSFDVMDAFYQVNNSLKTVIVPKVTVFLLFCALKCLAIFYGASLLTFLWLSLLELAVTYAWILGRYSLQFTSLSLKQVNFRMARRLLGESWVLIMANLLVVLFMKVDNVLLNILSTPEELGNYVVAVRISELWNALPTVVSMAMLPMLFRKKQEDQQAYLQTLGRWLRASCLISLLLAAVISLSAGMLIHLLYGSAYATAAGILRIHIWSVIPVFLMMAMVQYLFVEGKYKLYLYGNMVSLALNITINLLMIPHMGGKGAAIATVVAYFGVYLMMVALDGSGKAWLLTREMIYPARIYADITDFSHALRKSWNSYLFTNSHKSIPNE; encoded by the coding sequence TTGCGTAAAGTATTTGAAAATAGCAGCTGGCTGCTGATGGATAAAATCAGCAAGCTCTTTCCGGGCATACTGGTGCTGGCCCTGTTGGCCAGGCACCTGGGACCCCGCATATTCGGCATATGGAATTATACCATTGCCTTCAGCGCTATCATGGGCAGTATCGCCATATTGGGGATGGACAAGCTGGCCATAAAGGAACTGATGGCCAGTGAAACAGAGCAGGCCCGTATTGTGAGTACTATTGCTTTTATGCGGCTGATGGCTGCCCTGGCATGCATGCTCCTCTGCATCTTCCTCGTTCATCTGCTGGACCCGGACCCGGTGTATCTGCTCTGCATCATCTTTTCATCCTTTACGATGCTGTTTCAGTCGTTTGATGTGATGGATGCCTTTTATCAGGTAAACAACAGTCTGAAGACCGTGATCGTACCCAAAGTGACGGTATTCCTGCTCTTTTGTGCCCTCAAATGCCTGGCTATTTTTTATGGCGCGTCGCTGCTCACTTTCCTCTGGCTCTCATTGCTGGAGCTGGCTGTTACCTACGCCTGGATACTGGGCCGGTATAGTCTGCAGTTTACGTCACTATCACTCAAACAGGTGAACTTCCGCATGGCCCGGCGGCTGTTGGGCGAAAGCTGGGTACTCATCATGGCCAACCTGCTGGTAGTACTGTTTATGAAGGTTGATAATGTACTGCTAAACATATTGAGCACTCCGGAGGAACTGGGCAATTATGTAGTGGCCGTGCGTATTTCAGAACTCTGGAACGCTCTCCCTACTGTAGTGTCTATGGCCATGCTTCCGATGTTGTTCCGGAAAAAACAGGAAGATCAACAGGCTTATCTGCAAACACTGGGCAGATGGCTGCGGGCCTCCTGTCTGATCAGCCTTCTGCTGGCGGCGGTGATCAGCCTGTCGGCCGGAATGCTCATTCACCTGCTGTATGGCTCCGCCTACGCCACAGCAGCCGGCATCCTCCGGATCCATATCTGGTCTGTTATTCCGGTATTCCTGATGATGGCGATGGTACAATACCTTTTTGTAGAAGGGAAATACAAATTGTATCTGTATGGCAATATGGTCAGCCTGGCCCTGAACATCACCATCAACCTCCTGATGATACCTCATATGGGCGGTAAGGGTGCTGCCATTGCCACAGTGGTGGCCTATTTCGGAGTCTACCTCATGATGGTGGCATTGGACGGCAGTGGAAAGGCGTGGTTACTGACCCGCGAAATGATATACCCTGCCAGGATATACGCTGATATAACAGATTTCAGCCATGCCCTGCGCAAGTCATGGAACAGCTATTTGTTTACCAATTCACATAAATCAATCCCCAATGAATAA
- a CDS encoding polysaccharide biosynthesis tyrosine autokinase produces MAKLKVIHNKPAALDISDLLRKMLFHWPLYLLAILLALGAGSAFIRYIPASYMSSARLYLKDEKKNGGEETDILKSLSLLGSGKNMENEMELLHSPILLQRVISSNHFNVRYFTKQHLQNKEWYPQAPIMIKVLSDSSRTGNYTFDITPYHQHYYVTAYIGKAKQAVHFLVAPNRPFKAGKDIFALVTNKRIPLASSTPYHIRVDSTIEMSYKSVANITTALVNRDATVIMITYKDPVARRSADFLNALLDEYNEYTLSDKNKAGVKTINFLNTRLDSLKDELSLLEQEEERFKVERGITDIDASSKLALEQVKDADIKLSEANLQLSVMDEVERYINNPENQAPFAPVTGTVDQTLTGMINRYEEALQAQRKLTLSLQPSSFLMENLDAQVKAARNTIRSYISGYRRNADVAQQATQKKVNSIQDQIANIPSYAREYINIKRQQSVKENLYLYLLKKKEETAVTNASNVIDNKVISPAFVPEKPVYPKRSTVYIVVVVLTLIAVSTYVYIKYFLNPRIISRKEIEQIFNLPVSAEIFQQTEGIRDFSLSSHSVLTEQIFNLRTNLRFLLADHKGTATVMVTSSISGEGKTFLSAHLANSLTVNNKKVVILEMDLRKPKLSHFLGLDHETGITNYLVGNKSMEDIIRSVPDANNLFLVSSGPIPPNPIELIESPRMAALLAELKNRFDYIIIDTSPVGIVSDAKSIAQYVDCTLFAIRYNYTQKVKLIAVEENIKENIFKKKGIVFNGIVQDTFYPYYYYGKYAYNEKKRRKGSWTSIFKKTAKRIA; encoded by the coding sequence ATGGCAAAGCTCAAAGTAATACACAACAAACCGGCTGCTCTCGACATCAGCGACCTGCTCAGAAAAATGCTTTTTCACTGGCCTTTATACCTGCTGGCCATCCTGTTGGCCTTAGGTGCAGGATCTGCTTTTATCCGGTATATACCAGCCTCCTACATGTCCTCGGCACGTCTGTATCTGAAGGACGAAAAGAAAAATGGCGGAGAGGAAACAGATATCCTCAAGTCGCTCTCCCTGCTTGGCAGCGGTAAAAACATGGAAAACGAAATGGAGCTGCTGCATTCTCCCATCCTGCTCCAAAGGGTCATCAGCAGCAATCATTTTAATGTCCGGTATTTCACAAAACAGCATCTGCAGAACAAGGAATGGTACCCCCAGGCCCCCATCATGATCAAAGTACTGAGTGACAGTTCACGCACCGGTAACTACACCTTTGATATAACCCCCTACCACCAACACTACTATGTTACAGCATATATCGGCAAAGCCAAACAAGCGGTACATTTCCTCGTGGCGCCCAACAGACCCTTTAAAGCAGGAAAAGACATCTTCGCCCTGGTTACCAACAAACGCATCCCGCTTGCTTCATCAACGCCCTACCACATCCGGGTGGACTCCACAATAGAAATGTCCTATAAGTCAGTAGCCAATATCACCACCGCCCTGGTAAACCGGGACGCCACCGTGATCATGATTACCTATAAGGACCCTGTTGCCCGGCGAAGCGCGGATTTTCTCAACGCCCTGCTGGACGAATACAATGAATATACCCTCAGCGATAAAAACAAAGCCGGCGTTAAAACCATCAACTTCCTCAATACCCGGCTGGACTCCCTGAAAGATGAACTCAGCCTGCTGGAACAAGAGGAAGAACGGTTTAAGGTGGAACGTGGTATCACCGATATTGACGCCAGCTCCAAACTGGCCCTGGAACAGGTAAAAGATGCAGATATCAAACTCAGTGAAGCCAATCTGCAATTGTCGGTGATGGACGAAGTGGAACGATATATCAACAACCCCGAAAATCAAGCTCCCTTTGCCCCGGTGACCGGCACAGTAGACCAGACCCTTACCGGTATGATCAACCGCTACGAAGAAGCACTCCAGGCACAGCGCAAACTGACCCTCTCCCTGCAACCATCCAGCTTCCTGATGGAAAACCTGGACGCTCAGGTGAAGGCAGCCAGAAACACTATCCGCAGCTATATCAGCGGGTACCGCCGCAATGCCGATGTAGCACAGCAGGCCACACAGAAAAAAGTAAACAGCATACAGGACCAGATCGCCAATATTCCCTCCTACGCCCGGGAATATATTAATATCAAAAGACAACAAAGCGTGAAGGAAAACCTTTACCTCTATCTGCTGAAGAAAAAGGAAGAAACCGCCGTCACCAACGCCAGCAATGTAATCGACAACAAAGTAATCTCACCGGCCTTTGTACCGGAGAAACCGGTTTACCCCAAAAGGTCAACAGTGTACATCGTTGTCGTGGTACTAACACTGATTGCCGTGAGCACATATGTATACATCAAATATTTCCTCAATCCGCGGATAATCAGCCGGAAAGAAATCGAGCAGATATTCAATCTGCCTGTCAGTGCTGAGATCTTCCAGCAAACAGAAGGAATACGCGACTTCTCCCTCAGTAGCCACTCAGTGCTCACCGAACAGATTTTTAACCTCCGCACCAACCTGCGCTTCCTGCTGGCAGATCATAAAGGTACTGCCACTGTGATGGTTACTTCCAGCATTTCCGGAGAAGGCAAAACATTTCTGTCGGCACATCTGGCCAATTCACTGACAGTGAACAATAAGAAGGTGGTCATCCTGGAAATGGACCTGCGCAAACCCAAACTGTCCCACTTCCTGGGGCTGGACCATGAAACCGGCATCACCAATTATCTCGTGGGCAACAAATCAATGGAAGATATCATCCGGTCGGTGCCCGACGCAAACAACCTGTTCCTTGTTTCTTCCGGCCCTATCCCACCTAACCCGATAGAGCTGATAGAAAGCCCGCGTATGGCCGCTTTGCTCGCAGAACTCAAAAACAGGTTCGACTATATCATCATCGATACTTCACCGGTAGGTATTGTTTCGGATGCCAAGAGCATTGCACAATATGTAGACTGTACACTGTTTGCCATCCGTTACAACTACACCCAGAAAGTGAAGCTGATAGCGGTGGAAGAAAACATTAAAGAGAATATTTTCAAGAAGAAAGGGATCGTTTTTAATGGTATTGTTCAGGACACCTTCTACCCTTACTACTATTACGGCAAATATGCCTACAACGAGAAGAAACGCCGTAAGGGTAGCTGGACCTCCATTTTCAAAAAAACAGCGAAAAGAATTGCGTAA